tagtgaaggggcaggcaaatgacaatgcaatactactactactactactactggtgctgctgcagtTACGTACAGTGTGCTTCCAGTAGAGCTTCTGGTCACGTTGAATCTGAAGTGATCACCCAAGGCAGGTACACCCACCGAGTATTCTGGTGCAGAGCCAGGGGTGTCCGGCAGGTTGAGGGGCACCGGAACCTCGTAGCGGGACTCATCAGCACTGTAGATCTGTTTATATCACATGTGCGGTTAtaattgcgtgtgtgtggagagagagagagagagagagagagagagagagagagagagagagagagagagagagagagagctgtacaTATAGTTTTAAGTCATCAGGAAAAACTTTAGTTGAACAATTAACATCATTATTCAAGAAATTAGTATAAAGCAAAAGCAAGAGTGGGCCAAGAACAAATCCTTGTGGGGACTCCACTTACAACTGGTTGGGATCTGCTTACGTActttatgatgaaaaataactcCCATCTCCCTGTTGGTTAAGAATTCTCATATCCAATgcagtatttttccttttatcactaACTTAAACAATTTCTGAAACATAAATTCATGTACAACTACATCAAATGCTTTGGAGGAGTCAAATAAGATTAAATCTACATTACATCCTTGGTCAATTCATTTAGTAACATTGTTATAATATAAGGAGCAACTGATCTTCTGTGGATCCCGCAACTCTGAAGCCATACTGGTTGGCATCTAGCACATTTTACATTCacataagaaatatatatatgttcagAAATTACACGTTCCACACGTTTACAAAGTACACAAGTTAAAGACACTGATTTGTAATTCAATGGGACAGATCGGGAACCCTTTTTAAAGATAGGAACCACTAGTGTTTCCGATGTAAGGCACCATACTAGTATCCGATGATTTCTTAGATATCAGCCGGATGTGATATGATAAACTGTTTGAACAAGACTTTATTAAATAAGGATGCAGCTCGTCAGGTCCTATGTAGAAATCAGAGTCCAATGTGTCTAATGCCTTCTTAATATCATCGTGAGATATTACCAATGCAAGAGGATCTCTGCCAGATGGCTTGGTTTTGAACTGCGTTTTGTGAATATGAACTGTATTaaccaagaaaaaatatattttcatgGCCAAAGTAAAGGACCTCATCAGAGCTTGGTCAGTGAAAGACAATCCTGACTGCAGTAGGATTTTTATCCACAGAGACCTTACTTATAACCATAGACAAGCCTTCTTTGAAAGAAGGACAGCTGCTCGTAATGCCGCAGGTCAAGGCAAGTCTCAGGGTTGAATCCCTCAACGACAGACTCATGTCATGACCAACCTCTGAAGAGAACAGAGACCGCAACTAGCGTGATGGTGACGGTGTCCGACTGTCCGCTTCGCGTGTGTCAACTGTCAACAGTCAACAACAGCTGGATCAGTTAATGGCGGGCAATGCAGGAAACACCTTCACGATCTCTGCCTCTACCACTTACTTTACTCTTACCAGAAGGCATGGCTCACTAGGTACTCACTTCTTAGATGGCAACACAGGTAAAAATGGGATTAAGGCATCTGGGTCAGCAAGACAAAAAGTTGCGAAGTGGAGAGCGGCACGTCCTCTTCAGGAAACCACGTTACTACTCTaggtttgtgtttgtcttatGAGCTTGTCatgcatgtgtatatatatatcgatGAAAACACATTGAAGTGCGTGGTAATGGGGGAAAAATGGTAAATATTTGGGTGGCCTTGCCATGACCAGCTTAGTAAGAGATGGATGTCCGATTTGAATGTTATGGGGTACGTAAATAAGTGAACCTTCTCGAGTTTATAATAATTTGAACACTTTTAGATCTTTGGACAATTCTAAATATTATTCTTTAATGGTATTTTCTTGATAAAGGAGTACATATATACCAGAGTTATTTATTAAATATGCAGTACGTGTAGCTACCCGCCTTCAGCAAAGACCCCTCTGGTCTCCACAGTAATATCGTTTACACCGCTAGATCATAGTCAATGGACGATAATACTTAGCTCGTTGTGTTATATAAATTTTGAGAACtattatgaatgaaaataaaccaGTAGAACTGGCAAGTTATTTCAAGCAGCttaaaaactaaactaaactcaaCCTGGTACCAACCAACTTTTTGCATGTTGATAAATAATCTTTTTTATACAATACAttgggaagaaataaaaaaataaagaattattAATAGCGATTAATATCTCAGGGGGTCCAACCGAGAAAGCCCTCCGTCTAGATTAGGTAGGCTTTCATGTGTATCTGTTGGGCGTCCAGGTTAGATTTGATTATCCTGCTGGACTCTGGCCACCTGGGAGTCCAGGggctaggttaggtcaggtaaggtttgATTAGTATACCAGATCCCCCATGGGGTCCAGGAgctagattaggtttggtttgattaGTAGGTATCCCTTGGACCCAACAGGGGATATCAACCAGCCGTGTTGCTATTAACTGTGACGCAACCCCATAAAAACATTAGCTGGCAATTCTCAGCAcataatgagagagggaggtcaCATCTACTGGAGTGCTGGTAGATCTTAGCATCTTCTTATGTATTCTTTATCCATACCAGTGACAACATATTAGGGAACCTGGTGAGAAAGTGGAATTTATAGGTGGTGAATGAAAAATTTAACTAAATACTACAGTCTCCTCTAGCCGAGTGTCCCTGCTATCTCTGTCTGCTGGTGAATATGATAACACTCCTATGCTATAATTCCATGAGTTACAAATGTTATAAATCATTGTTCTggatttttctatgttttttagTGTCTTCTAAGCCATGATTCCTGCGCCTTCTTTCAAAATAATGGACAACATCTTGTCTCCCAGCCTTGCATCCTCTCCTGTGACTGGCTGCCGCTTGTGTGCAACTTCCTAATTGGCTGTTAAGCTACTTGAGCCTCTGACGCTCTCTTTCATTAGCTGCCTTGTCACATGATATTCTTCTGCCTCCATGATCTGTTTTCTGTTTGCCCTTTTTATGCcagatatattttttctgtgaCTGTTTCTGccttatttataatttttaatGTGATTTTACACTGTGCTTATTGTTTCTTGTGAGTTTTGTGCCATTTCCTTGCCTTTGTCTATGATTTATAAGCTATTTGCTTCTGTTCATGCACATTTTCTTTAGTTAGCTCTGATTTCCAGGTcagtgttgtctttttttttttttttgctaccatgctgattatttattatttttccacaaGTGCATTTCTTTATTGCATTATTTTTAGTGTGTCTTGCTCATTTTCAATTGTATTattgcatttttattattacatctactttgttttcctcctcctacatggTCTGTGCTCcagtatttttttatatatttctgatATTGTCCTACCTATTGTGTCTGCCTGCTGGCCCCATGGTTGCCATTATTGTTACTGTCCCTTGTGCCACTGCCCTgattaccactactgttactgctggtgCATCTGACTGCCATGCCTAGCCCTGCTGCCACATCCTGTAcccttaaggatgtttgtaagtgtgtgttttggggtgatttcCTCCATgtggtgtttgtatttttgtttctgcTACCCCATGGGTGTGTGTTGTTTACCCCATGGGAGGAATATCTCTTCATGCACTTAGTTTTATAATATTGTATTTTCTTGCATTACACTATAAGAATATTTATCTTTCTGTGCATTCtcagaatgatttttttttatgcagtaaGCTTCagtatctttctatttctcagAAGTAAGCTTCAAAATAATGTATTTTCATACAGTCAAGCtcaaatatttatatttttatgcagTGACTTGAGAGTATTTCTATTTCTTGGCAATTGCTTCCAAATTATGTATTTTCCTGCAGTCAGTATCTAAATTATTTATGTTAGGCAGTAAGCTTcaaaatgtttgtttttctaagCAGTAAGTTTCCTAATGATATATTTCTATGCAGTAATTctcagatttatttattttttatgtggtTTCCCTCACAATGTTTACATTTCCTTGGCATTATTgcttcatgttttatttcttggCAGCAATTTTCAGAGTGTGTCTATTGTCATGCACtatatgcttcaaaatatttgcatttttcatGTACTAAGTTTCAATATCTTTAATTTATATGCAGTATTTTCCTCagtgtttatattttcatgcaATCAGCCTCAGAATATATGCATTTTCATGCAGTAACCCTTAAAATGTTTGTGCTTTTGCTATTTCTGATAAGTTTTTATACTTTGGCTTGTCCCTTGGAAAGGAGTTATGCTCTTTTGCCTCCTGTAAGGTTGAGCATGTTGTACATTTATACCCTTTTGCCCTGTGGTGGTTGCCTTTGGATTACATTTAACTTTTTTGCCCCTTGGAGGTTGTGTTTGCATTACATTTGACTCTTTTGCCTTATGTTTGGTTGAGTTACATTGCATTTATGTCTTTTGCCTCAGATTCGCCTGAGTTTGCATTGCTTATAACTTTTTTGTCACAGAGATGTTGAGTATattctatgtttatttttttccccccatgttaggttaggttgcattgtctttttctttctccattgttTGCTGTCCCAGGaatgttgtttgtttgtctcttggGAGGGATTTGTAAACTGTCTTGCttaagggaatacttttttggCAGGACAGGATggaattttttctttccatatgtgTACTTTATTATGGCAAGAGTGAGGTGGTAAGACAGGAGATGTATGGAGTTAAAGACGTCTTTGCTgaactgaggaagagaagactgaGGTGGTTCGGACATGTGAGAAGGGCAGTGGGACGGGTGATGAGCAaggtggaggagatgagggttgGAGACCAGTGGCTGGTAGGAGGGCCAAATAaaaggagggagtgtgtgaCAGAGGATATAAATGACTATCATGCTATAGATGTTTTTCTGCTATTGTCAACTCATCTTAATAATTATTTTATAAAGTTTGCTAACCTGGCTGCCATTATTACAGCTGTCAACTCTAACTTAGGTACTGTTGGTGTTTTAATTGAAGCTGTGATAGCTTTTGCCATTATTGAATTACTAGTATCATTACAGGAAAAATAGGCAGCCAGCCCTATATACCTTAGTGCTGGCATCACTAAAAATGTGTAAATATGCTTCTGCCCCAGTGCATACATGTCTAGGGATTTTTACTTGCACACAGTGTTGTACATATTtatacatatttattcattccttttccatACTCTCAGGAATCTTGTCAACCCAGCCACATTTAGATTTCCATAACTGCTATATGAATAATGCTTTGATTGTGATGGCTAAAACTATATCTACAGTGGATTGAAGACATCAGGTATGCTATGGCAATCCCAGCCACATTTAGTTTCCCATAACGGCTGTATGAATAATCTTGCTTTGATTGTGATGGGTAAAACTATGTATCTAGTGGATCGAAGGCGCTACCTGTGCTGTGATAAAGCATGGTAATTTAATAACAATCACTGAGCATTACAAATATTTCAACATTACTTGATAAATGGTGAAGGTTGAATTTAACAAATGCTCAAGTCTGATTCTAATAAAATACTGAAGGATGAATTTAATCAACCCCTGAATTACTCTCACAGCTGTCAtcagttaaaaagaaagaaaagaaaagaaaagaagggccAACATAGGGGCTACTCATGCTCTGGTAGTTTCCATATGAATGACAGAAGAGGGATAAGTTTTTGAGGGATGCTTGGCCTTCCACTACATCCCTGATACCACTgacacatttctatcttgaCTTGTTTTTGTCAGTACGCTACATCACTAACTTTCCCGGGTTCGTTTTCGCTGTCTTATCCTGGTCACGTTTATTGTCTAAGAAAAAGCCTATGATCGGGTTCTGAGAACAAGAAGTGAGGTCAGGTAGAATATGAGGTCGAACGGAGTGAAGAAGTGTGTCAAGGTGGTTGAGGATGTGTACAGAGAAGCCATGGCAAGAGTAAAAAGTACATTTGGCACTACAGAGCCTTTTCAGTGAGACTTGGACTCCATCAGGGATCAGCTCTTAGCCCCTTCGTATTTAACCATCTTTTGGAtgcattggtggaggaggtaacAACGGAGGCTCCATGGAGTATGCTCTTTGTAGACAATATAGTCTTGGTCTCAGAGTTGAGAAGAACAGCAAGAGAGACTGTAGCTATGAAGGGATTTATTGGAGGATTATGAACTGAAGGTAAGCAGATAGAAAACAGAGTATGTGGAGTTTAGTGGCGACCTGTTCATACAGGACCACAAGCTGGTGAAGGTGAGTGCCTTCAAATATCTTGACTCCTACTTGTGAAGGATGGAGACCTAGAAAGAGAGATTGACCTGAAATAAAACTTCAGGAGTGCTATGTGACAAGAAAATTAGTGCTATaacgagtgaaaggtaaagtgTACAAGGCagttgtgaagccagcactgcTATACAGAGCAAAAACATGTCCATTGAAAAAGGTACAAGCAGCGAAGCTGGATGTCACAGGGGGATGTGTGGGGATGACGAGGGCGGACATTGAAAAAGGTACAAGCAGCGAAGCTGGATGTCACAGGGGGATGTGTGGGGGTGATGAGGGCGGACAGGATACGAAATGACTGGATCAGAGGTATGTACAtggaaggtggtggaggtgtcgGTGAAAGTGCAGGAAAGGAAATTACAGTGGTTCAAGcatgtgaagaggagagaggaaaactgagaagaaaagtgagagtgatGGAGATGGATGTGCAGGGCAGACGTAGATGGTGGAAGGACCAACTGAAGAAAGATCTCAGAGAGAGACAGCTGGGGGAGGAGCAAGTGAGGGACTAGAACCAATGGAATGACTAGTGAAGAGATGTGACCCCatatgaaaatgggaaacacCAACATGCAGATGAAGATTTGTCTTAATTGGCATTCAATACCAAGCAAATGGAGacaaagagagtaagaaaaaggaaggtgcTACTGAGTAAACCATGGTGGCTAGTGGCTGCTGTTGCAAGCCTAGCCCACACTAAAGCAGTGAAGGCCTTCCCTAAACCTTAGCCTAAACTTAGCTGCCTAAGTGGGGGTCTGCTATTTTCCTCAACTGTATTCTATCCACTTCCCTATTGCAAGAGTTaaagaatattgaaaaaaaaaattaattactgGCAATACCAAATTGGTTTCTCATATATTCTCATTGATGTTGCTTAACACCTGTCACTCTATCGGTATTGGTATGAAATCACTCTTACACATGAGGAGTTCTCACCTTAATCTGCAGGTGGTAGTCCTCGTGGTGGATGACTTCGAAGATCAGGTTGGATTCATCATGGCCAAACATTGTCACACTAGGGTCACTCTTTCGGAGATTGACCTACAGGATGGGAGGCAGAAGGGTGGGCTTCATTAATTTTGTAGTTACtgctctacaacaacaacaacaacaacaacaacaacaacaacaacaacaacaacaacaacaacaacaacaacaacaacaacaacaacaacaacaacaacaacaacaacaacaacaacaacaacaacaactactactactactactactactactactactactactactactactactactactactactactactactactacctgctcCTGTCTAATCAACCTTATCTGATCAGTGGGATACACTTGTCTTAGCACCAACTCCTTCAACGTTCCAGTAAACAGAACGAGCTTGTGAAAAGACCTGCCATTTCTCTGTTGTTACAGGAATACCAGAAACATGGGGTATAGATACTTTTTGCGAACAGTAGCAGCAATGGCTACCTGCAGGTTATTAGAAAAAATGCTTCATTGGGATGTAATTGTACCTTGAATCCTCTACCGGTGTCCTCTGGGCTGCTGTCCACCACGTATCCACCCGCCACGTTGTCCACCATGTGACAGCGGCTGTTTGTCCACTCGCATGCCGTGTACTTGCCGCACTCCTCTTCCGACGCCACCGACTGACCCTCTACAGGTCAAGATCATGTATGTGGATTACGCCATATCACTCCATCATCCGGACAGCTATTCctcatctttgctttttatttgtgAACTTTCATAACCTTCACTTACCCCGTGAtgggctttctttttcctatttccaatTCACCTGTCTTCAGGTACACTGCAAATTAGTCATGGGCAATAGGTCCTATATATATGCAGAGTACATACCCGTGTAGTACGTTTTACAACTACTGCATAATGATGCTTTCAGATTAtgtgatgtttctttttctgacTCActagagatggaaaggaaagtcatagacaaagaataaaataccAATGATATTTTCTGTATTATAATGGGATGCACTGGACCATCTTTATTAAAGTATTATGGTATTTTATGTCATAAAACGAGATCACAATGAGCTTCTGAATAGTATTAAATCTGCTATACGAATggtaaaatgagaaatatttcTGGTATTATTTAAGAAAATTCCTCCTATTGAGTGTCATCCCAGTGAGGTTggacaaaattatatatatatatatatatatatatatatatatatatatatatatatatatatatatatatatatatatatatatgatcccATACCACAAGAAAAATCTTTCATAAGTGCAGTGAAGTTGTGTCGAGTTTGCACACTCCAGTAAATCGTACTTGGCGACGGACTCGATCACGACACAGTTTATAATTTATCATAAGCACTTGTCAAATAAACACAATAGATGATGTCACACACCACAGTTGCACAATCccacttgtactttttttttataatttttctcgtACAATACAATTGTTTATATTCAATTTATATTTATAGCTTATAGCATTACTGCCATTTGACTCAAAATATTCCTAACATGGCCGCAACGCTaccatttcagttttttttttttttcatttcaaattCTGTTACTTGTTGCTCGGTTTGCCTAATATCCAATAAAAACTACCAACATGTTGAGAGATCTTTCGTCTGCATGTGTGACACGGCTTTTAGTTCCTTTTTATCGCAGAATATTCATCTGTGCTCTGATCTCATCGTACAAACGTACATGCTTTTTCCAGTCATTGTTTTCAGGTTAAAGTTCATATTACATTTTGATTTCACTTGCTGGAACGCACTCCATAACTGACTTgactaactcacacacacacacacacacacacacacacacacacacacacacacacacacacacacacacacactaaatgtaTTTCTAGAAATGTAACTAATGTCAAATGACACATTACTCAGGTTGGTCAAAAGTTCACATTCAACAGAGACCGATGTTAATCTAGTATGTCTACGGCATCGCACAAATTTGTATAAGCACTGCATAATGTACTCAAGCCCAAGGTTTTGGAACTTGAAAGTAACAAGTATAAGAAGATTAATCAATCTTATTACATCTGTTTCTTGTTGTGTATGCCACAttttgaataaatgaaaatataattaatcTGCAAGGGAGACGTCAGACCGTGCCATACCTGCTCTTAATATCGATGATGAGTTATGTATTTCAAATTCTATGGCAATAAAATATTGAATTTGAACTTGAaatattgaacacacacacacacacacacacacacacacacactctctctctctctctctctctctacctgggaAAGGGCATTCTATGGCCTGTAGTTTGGTCTGCTGGCCACCAGCGAGTGTGCAGGCtgccagcagcagtagcagcgcCCGACCTGTCTGGCCTCCGTGCATCACTGCGTTGTTCAGCCTCTCAGTGTACTGGGCAGGGCAATCTGTTGCGCTTTATATACGCATAAGCCAACAGGTAGACGTGAGATTAGATCTGGGCAGAGAAACATTTGTATATaatttgttttatgtaagaatGATAGATATAATTCACCCAGTTGTCTAATACTCAACGTGATTATATGATGTTTTTAATCCATATTATTACCTGGTTAGTGTCTTGTTTTCCGGGGCGAGATGTTGTAGTTGTCGTTAAGTATAGAAGTAATGGCGACAAAAGTTTAATTATAGCTATAGCAGGAAATATAATCTTTAAAGAATTTAACTTTGATATGGTAATATTCAGCCGCTGGGTGAGTATGAGTAGGTGGCTCCTGTGTAACCCTCACAGATATTTTTCTTGCAATCTGAGTTTGTTACACACATCATACTTACGCTTTCACCTTCTGATTCCGGTCAAGAATCAAGGACAATTACCTGCGCTGGAAAACAATAACAGGGAAATAtgctttccacttcctgctgtATGGCAATTGTTACACTAGTGAAATATCTGTTGCTGGCTGAATCGTCTCTAATATCTTAGGAAGGTAGAGTATGCCCTGTACTGAAACCTAACTGCCTTTCTGTTTCGGCAAGTGTTGTATATTTACCTTTAGCATCCAATTAAGAGTTTGAAATTTGGCTGATATGAAATCCGAGAAAAAGATCCAATAGATTTattctaaataaaaattatgtgCCAGGCTCCAATTCTGACACGAAATAATGTGAAAGTTGTGATGCGcttagtgtttgtgttgtgcgTGTTGGTGGcataggtggtggtgatgataatgatacgcTGAACGATGGTATTGATATTGGTGATATACTGTgtgttgataatggtgatgatggtggtggtggtggaggtgcggtGGCGGTTGTCATAGAGGGTGGTGACTAGCTTGTCTCCTGACAGGTGCTGGTTCCCATTTGAGGTGCACCGTCATCGTGGTATGATATTGTTTTGTCTTAATATCTTTTCTAAGGTAGTGTGATCAGTCACTTCAGAAACATGCACTAGTTCTTGGGaagcaagcaaaaaaaaaaaaaataaataaataaataaaataaatgaataaataaataaaatgaaataaataaaataaataaataaataaagaaagaaagaaaaaggaaaagttaaaaCAGAAAGATACAACAAAATCCTTATCAAAACTAGTTAACTGATTAAAAATAAATCGCAGGAAATTGATTAATTAGTCGAAAAAAGCAACACAATGATAACTTTGTATCACTTTCCTATATGAACTCCTTTTTCTTAGTTAGACGAGGTAGTTCTTCATGAGTAAGCAGTGACTTGTCAGAATCCATGGAGTTCCTGTGAAACAACCATAACTTTATATTTAGCTCTTGAAATATAGCTAGGCTACATGCCACAACGTAATTACAGACTGGTCTACCGGCACAGATAATCACTCGAAATTATCATGAACCGATCTTTATAACTTGAAAATAATCAGATGcacatgaaagtaaaaaaaaaaaaaaaaaaatagataaataaaaaaatgaaaaataaaacacaaaaataaataaataataaaaaatagtaataataacaattataaataaataaataaatcacaataAAAATATGTGGCATATCATGGTTGTTTACATTTATGGAAAGTTACACGAGCTTTTAGACTTACTAACTAATATAAAGGATGGCCATAGTCACAGATTAAGACTTATACTTACGATGAAATGAAGCTTCTGCATCTCTAAGACTTGCCACCGTAGAACACGTGAACTTAATAACTTAGTAACTGATGCTTTCTAAGACTTGCCACCGTAGAACACGTGAACATAATAACTTACTAACTGATGCTTTCTCTTGCTGATTGTTTTCCGTAAATTCATTTCAAAGTCCAATTCAAAACGGTAAGAAAATTTACTTCCTAGCAGAGTAATTACTGAATGTGAACACCAGGTCATTTCTTTTGGGATAAGGTGTTTTGGTAGAAAATGCAACTCAGTATGCAATAAGTTACCAAATGAGATGTAAATGCATAGACAAATCAAGGAGGGAACATATTAGTCATTGTTACCATGTTCGCCGCGCGCGTGCTCTCATGTGGTACAATATTACCATGATAGTTGAGGATTTGCTAAACCTCTTCCTGTTTTACCTCACGTGATCTCTCCTCTGACCCAGTTTCTTCTACACACTTTTTGTACATGTTGTATTTGACATTGTATTACAGTTTTTATCTTGAGCTTATTCATTTTgtgatttattcattcattcattcagttattTACTGGTATCATAAAGCCAAGAAGAATTTTCCAGTGTTATCATTGTCATATTGTGTTAAGCTGACGAAGATAAGTGtgctgaaatatgaaaataaaattcacacaaacacaagtatattttttattaaaaaagtaaaaaaaaatatgtataacatTCAAACTGTGTTTTAAACACTTTCAAGTCAATATATTTGTGCTCCAGGAAAAATTGTGCTAATTAgtttcacacccacacacacacacacacacacacacacacacacacacacacacacacacacacacacacacacacacacacacacacacacacacacacacacacacagttatatatatatatatatatatatatatatatatatatatatatatatatatatatatatatatatatatatatatatatatatatatatatatatatatatatatatatatatatatatatatatatatatatatatatatatatatatatatatatatatatatatatatatatatatatatatatatatatatatatatatatatatatatatatatatatatatatatatatatatatatatatatatatatatatatttataatttatttatttatttattttatttattcttttttttttttcaagaagaaaagtaatacaGGTAGAAGGAGGGAACGTTTCCATCACCATTTAGGATCGCGTGCCCACTCTGAACTCTGAAATGGATTAGACCGCTGCGAGAATTAGCAATCCTGTGAGGTAAAGTTACTACAGGAACGAGTTTTTCTTAAACTCGGCTCTTGGACGGCAGGGCCAGAGTGCATCAGCTTGAAAGGGAGGTCAGCAGTCAGTTCACCGCCAATGGCGCCACAAATTAACCTCACATTTAAAGAATAAGACACAATAATACCCAAGGTGTCATTTACGTTCTTGCCAGTCTCTACCACAGTGGAAGACGCCAAGTTGGCTTCCTGATCCTTGACCTGACCGTCGAGGGCGATGCCAAAACGTTTTTGGTTTGAAGAAAcaagaggggtgagagagaaggtCTTGGTGTGGCTTGCACCAGGGTTGATGGGGCACCCTTTACGAGTTTCGAGAGAGGACACCACACGGCTGAAGTGATTACTGGTCATTGTGACTTCCACGTGCTGGACCACCTGAGCCTTCACGGTCTTGACAGTCTTCTTTGACGCATTATTGATGTTTAGAGTTACCGTCAGTGGCTGTCCGTGGAAGTACACTTCTTGACTCAGAGAAATTTGTAATGTCAGTCTGCCAGGTGCGGTTGTGAATCCTTTGCTGACGATGGTCTGTGGTTGACGGAAATTGCATCCTCTCCATCCGGCCAAGATTTTGCGGACAGCGAAGGTGACGGAATTGCGTTTGCGGTACTTATCTTCTCTATGACCTGAGAGACAGAGCGCTAGTTCATAACTCACGCCCAGAGGTTGCGTCTGTAGGTGAAATCAGAAAGTTACGCATCAGAATTAATTTACAAAAAATAGAGCAAAAATATTTCTAACCTATATCGTATTGCACAGCATGAAACAGAAAGGATTACAATGGACTCACGTCCATGTCGTTTCCGCTATCGATGGTGACAGAGGAAGGAG
This genomic interval from Portunus trituberculatus isolate SZX2019 chromosome 35, ASM1759143v1, whole genome shotgun sequence contains the following:
- the LOC123513251 gene encoding arrestin homolog; translated protein: KERKCECFSSPFDQRTVLSGKVTAYLINRDFVDHVSHTSPVDGVVVVDNDYLRGRRVFARVAVTYRYGREEDEVMGLHFNKELELVNTQIAPNDGKNEISDVQERLIKSLGTNAYAFSVALPQNAPSSVTIDSGNDMDTQPLGVSYELALCLSGHREDKYRKRNSVTFAVRKILAGWRGCNFRQPQTIVSKGFTTAPGRLTLQISLSQEVYFHGQPLTVTLNINNASKKTVKTVKAQVVQHVEVTMTSNHFSRVVSSLETRKGCPINPGASHTKTFSLTPLVSSNQKRFGIALDGQVKDQEANLASSTVVETGKNVNDTLGIIVSYSLNVRLICGAIGGELTADLPFKLMHSGPAVQEPSLRKTRSCSNFTSQDC